Below is a window of Deltaproteobacteria bacterium DNA.
TCCGCTCCGGCCGGCGCTACGGCGACTATCCCGAGCTTCGCCGCAACGATTTCGGGTTTCGTTCGGCCTGGTCCCAGGACTAATCATTAACCCTCCTCAAATACTGACGCGGATTTATGACCTTTTGCTGTACCCCATTCCGCCAATTCTTCTGGATTTGCAGCCTCTTCTCTTATATTGAATAAAACCATGCTGGAATTGGCTTGGATATGTGATAGAATTGGCAAAAAAGAGTATTATTTTTCGAAACATGCCGACAACGAAAGGCAAAACGATGATCTTGCCATTGCCGAAATCGAGGAAGCGGTGCTTAATGGAAAAATATTGGAAAATTACCCCGATACGGGACGGGGGACAAGTTGCCTGATTGGCGGTTTTAACGATGACGGCAAGCCGATTCATATTGTATGTGGAGAAAGAAAAGATTGGTTGGTTGTCGTAACGGTCAGAAATGTCATTTTTGCGGGAATAAAAATTTCAGACAAGACAAGGTGGAATATATTTATAAAAAAAAGGGGCAGTTTCTTATTGTTCATGACGTTCCTTGTGAAGTCTGCGAATATTGTGGAGAACAGTATTTTAAAGCGCCGACATTAAGCAAAATCGAGGAAGAATTTCAGGACATCTATTTTTCAGGAAAGAAAGTAAAAAAAGAGCTTACGGTGCCGGTGGAAGAATTCGCGGATCTCTGATCGTAAATTTCCCTCATAGTTTCGACAACCCTAATATCGGCGGCCGGCCCGTTTGGCGCCCCCAGCACTCCCTAAAGAGGCTTGTCCGCCTCTACGGGATCACTTGCGAAATCAATCCTCTGGAGGCGCGGCTGGGGTGGGTGGTAAAACTTGACAAAACGAAATTTATTGGCCAGAAGACAAAAGAAAATATGGCTTCTTATCCGAAAGATCTCAAATACTCGAAAGAGCACGAATGGGTGAAGGTCGACGGAAACGTGGCGACAATCGGCGTGACCGACTATGCGCAGGATCAGTTGGGGGATATCGTGATGGTGGAGCTCCCCGCCGAAAGGGCCTTGGTGGTGAAAGACGAAGCCTTCGGTGTTCTGGAATCGGTGAAATCGGTGAGTGATATTTTTGCGCCGGTCTCCGGCAAAGTAAGCGAAGCCAACGATCCGCTCACCGACAGCCCCGGCATTGTCAACGAGGACTGCTATGGCGAAGGGTGGCTCATCAAGGTGGAAATCTCCGACCCTGCTGATGTTGAAACCCTCATGACCGCCGAGCAGTACGAGAAATTTTTGGGCGATCAGGCCTAGACAGTAGTTCCTCATGGTTCGACCCGAAAAGGGGCGCATACGTTTTTTCTCGAAGTTGGCCCAGGAGGGGATAGCAACCATGCAGAGAGTCATTTCACTTCTTGCCAGCACGACAGAGATTGTTTGCGCTCTCCGGTGCGAGGATCGCCTCGTTGGGCGGTCGCACGAATGCGATTTTCCCCCCTCGGTTACGCACTTGCCCGTTTGTAGCCAGCCCAACATCAAAACGGAGGCCTCCGGTCGAGAAATTGACCGCCAGGTGAAGACTCTCCTGGAGCAGGCGCTTTCGATCTACCGTGTCGATCCGGACAAACTGAGAGAGCTGAAGCCCGATCTGATCCTCACGCAGACCCAATGCGAAGTTTGCGCCGTCACACCGAAAGACCTGGAGGAAGCCCTCGCCCAGTGGGTGGGATCGCGCCCTCGGATTGTTGCGACCGAGCCGAATTCACTTCTGGATGTGTGGACAGACATTGGTCGCGTCGCGGAAGCGCTCGGCGTCCCCGAGGAAGGACGGCGGCTGGTCGAAAAACTTAAACAACGGATCGCCGCGATTGAAAAGAAAGCTGGTCGTTTGCAAAACAAGCCCACAGTGGCTTGCCTGGAATGGATCGATCCGCTGATGGCCGCAGGAAATTGGATGCCGGAACTGGTTCTAAAGGCTGGCGGGATCAACCTTTTCGGTAAAGCGGGCAAGCACTCTCCCTGGATGAGCTGGGAGGAGCTCCGGCAGAAGGATCCGGAAGTGATTGTGACACTGCCGTGTGGATGGGACATCGAACGGACCCGTAAAGAAATGCCGGTGCTGATGACAAAGCCGGAATGGCTTAAGCTGCGGGCCGTCCGCAAGGGTCGCGTCTATCTTGCCGACGGCAATCAGTATTTCAATCGTCCCGGTCCCCGATTGGTGGAGTCGTTGGAAATCTTAGCCGAGATCCTCCATCGGGACCTCTTTGTTTTCGGACACCAAAACCATGGCTGGCAGTCACTATAGGCCTCGGTCGACGAAA
It encodes the following:
- a CDS encoding type II toxin-antitoxin system MqsA family antitoxin, with amino-acid sequence MWRKKRLVGCRNGQKCHFCGNKNFRQDKVEYIYKKKGQFLIVHDVPCEVCEYCGEQYFKAPTLSKIEEEFQDIYFSGKKVKKELTVPVEEFADL
- the gcvH gene encoding glycine cleavage system protein GcvH, translated to MASYPKDLKYSKEHEWVKVDGNVATIGVTDYAQDQLGDIVMVELPAERALVVKDEAFGVLESVKSVSDIFAPVSGKVSEANDPLTDSPGIVNEDCYGEGWLIKVEISDPADVETLMTAEQYEKFLGDQA
- a CDS encoding cobalamin-binding protein, yielding MQRVISLLASTTEIVCALRCEDRLVGRSHECDFPPSVTHLPVCSQPNIKTEASGREIDRQVKTLLEQALSIYRVDPDKLRELKPDLILTQTQCEVCAVTPKDLEEALAQWVGSRPRIVATEPNSLLDVWTDIGRVAEALGVPEEGRRLVEKLKQRIAAIEKKAGRLQNKPTVACLEWIDPLMAAGNWMPELVLKAGGINLFGKAGKHSPWMSWEELRQKDPEVIVTLPCGWDIERTRKEMPVLMTKPEWLKLRAVRKGRVYLADGNQYFNRPGPRLVESLEILAEILHRDLFVFGHQNHGWQSL